From the genome of Colwellia psychrerythraea 34H, one region includes:
- a CDS encoding GntP family permease — protein sequence MIENLGLFGALFLLIVLALRGGNIVFSALLASLVVIVTNPIALADSLNQYFTFGKLGAFSFAGKFFLLFACGAMFGRVMGESKAAASIAFALAEKLGAQRTLWIVTLACALLTYSGVVVFVVIFAIYPLGLKLIEQANIPKRLLVGAIALGSGTFTLTALPGTPSIQNVIASSALGTDLFAAPLLGIIATIIMFGAGMWYLEKQRKIAQANNEVFIDNQSRNNSPANKAKEINSEDLPHWTLALIPLFFVIVSILAPRILIAIYGTELTLGHDTFNQLIKFATTQLILWPSISLFIGSLVGLIIFKSVRTQALKVLGDGTQDSILPLINTAAVIGFGGVVTQTQGFGDFVQYLLTIDLPPLMSMFVSVSLSSAVVGSSTGGLQIFLQTMAPAYLEMGIPVDILHRIATIASGGVDSLPHCGAVVAMLTITGMTHKQAYKDIFVLTVMIPVAATLVIIGCAAIYF from the coding sequence ATGATAGAAAATTTAGGTTTGTTTGGTGCATTATTTTTACTCATTGTTCTTGCTTTACGTGGTGGAAATATTGTTTTTTCAGCATTACTTGCTTCACTAGTAGTTATTGTCACCAACCCGATTGCTTTAGCTGATAGCTTAAATCAATACTTTACTTTTGGTAAACTCGGCGCTTTTAGTTTTGCAGGCAAATTTTTTCTTTTATTTGCTTGTGGGGCCATGTTTGGTCGAGTCATGGGAGAAAGCAAAGCTGCCGCGAGCATTGCTTTCGCCTTAGCTGAAAAACTAGGCGCACAACGTACCCTTTGGATTGTTACTTTAGCTTGCGCCTTACTCACCTATAGTGGTGTAGTGGTATTTGTAGTTATTTTTGCTATTTACCCATTAGGTTTAAAATTAATAGAACAAGCAAATATTCCTAAAAGGTTACTTGTTGGCGCTATCGCATTAGGTAGTGGTACTTTTACCCTAACGGCTTTACCCGGTACTCCGTCAATACAAAATGTTATCGCCTCTTCGGCTTTAGGCACTGATTTATTTGCCGCACCATTGCTTGGTATCATTGCCACTATTATTATGTTCGGCGCTGGTATGTGGTATTTGGAAAAACAGCGTAAAATTGCGCAGGCTAATAATGAAGTATTCATTGATAACCAATCGCGTAATAACTCACCAGCCAATAAAGCTAAAGAGATAAATTCCGAAGACTTACCCCATTGGACATTAGCTCTCATACCTTTATTTTTTGTCATCGTTAGCATCCTTGCTCCGCGTATATTAATCGCTATATACGGTACAGAACTTACTCTAGGTCATGACACCTTTAATCAACTGATTAAATTTGCAACCACGCAACTTATTTTATGGCCAAGTATTTCACTGTTTATTGGTAGTCTTGTTGGTTTAATTATTTTCAAATCAGTACGAACTCAAGCTTTAAAAGTACTAGGCGATGGTACTCAAGATTCAATTTTACCCTTAATAAATACCGCAGCGGTTATTGGTTTTGGTGGCGTTGTTACTCAAACACAAGGCTTTGGTGATTTTGTCCAGTATTTACTGACAATTGATCTTCCTCCGTTGATGTCTATGTTTGTTTCAGTAAGTTTAAGCTCTGCCGTTGTTGGCTCATCTACAGGTGGGTTACAAATATTCTTACAAACCATGGCGCCTGCCTATTTAGAGATGGGTATCCCTGTCGACATATTGCATCGCATAGCCACGATTGCTAGCGGAGGAGTGGATTCGCTACCACATTGTGGTGCTGTAGTTGCGATGTTAACCATTACCGGTATGACACATAAGCAAGCTTATAAAGATATTTTTGTCCTTACGGTGATGATCCCTGTGGCTGCAACATTGGTCATTATTGGCTGTGCGGCTATCTATTTTTAG
- a CDS encoding helix-turn-helix transcriptional regulator → MDSVLFNDFSAIQNEGDLLLLMDNVVESLGLDGFLFAYAINGWLPSGEPGEIQRWLSKGIDKKSLKAWLAPFDRASRKDSDVNRRFDPIRRFMVQQTIPHQFLLTDIIKENKNEYTLVEKRWINSLIKNNVVNLISIPVQLPPSEYWSLSFFSKNTRYQLESSDKARLMLFAHQLVYHCIDNLQWREDGMKYSIVKLTAREKDCLYWSAQGKTANEIADILGLKTETIRKYIKNVMKRLNARSKTQAVVKAIEFGLLDIGISHPKTDNR, encoded by the coding sequence ATGGATAGTGTGTTATTTAATGATTTTAGCGCTATTCAAAATGAGGGCGATCTACTCTTATTAATGGACAATGTTGTGGAGTCATTGGGACTTGATGGTTTTTTATTTGCTTATGCCATTAATGGTTGGTTACCTTCAGGAGAGCCTGGAGAAATACAACGTTGGCTATCGAAAGGCATAGATAAAAAATCACTTAAAGCATGGTTAGCGCCTTTTGACAGGGCAAGCCGCAAAGACAGCGATGTTAATCGGCGGTTTGACCCCATTCGCCGATTTATGGTACAGCAAACTATACCGCACCAGTTTTTATTAACGGATATTATAAAAGAAAACAAAAACGAATATACCTTGGTAGAAAAAAGGTGGATAAATTCATTAATTAAAAATAATGTTGTAAATCTTATTTCTATTCCTGTGCAATTACCTCCTTCTGAATATTGGAGCCTTTCTTTTTTCTCGAAGAATACTCGGTATCAACTTGAATCAAGCGATAAGGCTCGGTTAATGCTTTTTGCTCATCAATTGGTTTATCACTGTATTGATAATTTACAGTGGCGAGAAGATGGCATGAAATATTCTATTGTAAAACTAACGGCAAGAGAAAAAGATTGCTTATACTGGTCGGCACAAGGTAAAACTGCGAATGAGATTGCGGATATTTTAGGATTAAAAACTGAAACAATCAGAAAATATATTAAAAATGTTATGAAGCGTTTAAATGCACGTAGTAAAACTCAAGCAGTAGTCAAAGCGATAGAGTTTGGTTTGCTTGATATAGGTATATCCCACCCAAAAACCGATAATAGATAA
- a CDS encoding dihydroxy-acid dehydratase produces MTSKKNSDVIYKSSSNILNEMRAGLIKGAGQDMERIKKRPLIAIANSHSELTTGHAHLAGLGAKVKQGIIAAGGEFAEFNVPAPCDGIAMAHDGMRYVLAQRDLIADIVETHVRSQAFDAVVFIAGCDKINPGMMMAMGRLDLPSLFLAGGPGQMNIRNTPTFNGNIDHGNYFNSPLEFKETFNCASCGACEFMGTANTFQCLAEALGICLPGSANIPAWHSDKLAAARATGEHIVHLFKEGITARQIMTKEAFNNALVMNMAIGGSTNAALHLPAIAHSAGIEMDIKAFETVDHIPTLLAISPNGPYGVQDLWAAGGMPAVMKVMQSDLDTSCLTVTGLPLQATIDNATILNPKVIPERSKPNRQEPGITVLRGNLAPEGCVIKQAGVKPELMYTSGPAICFDSEDDAINMIQDGKLKEGQVIVLRYMGPKGAPGMPEMLGATLALKVAGLSSASLITDGRFSGATSGPCVGHITPEASNGGFIAFIEDGDIITVDIKNRSIHCDVSDEEIEKRKQNWAPTIKPVAFGFMERYRKHVKTASEGAILD; encoded by the coding sequence ATGACTAGCAAAAAGAATAGTGACGTTATTTATAAAAGTTCAAGTAATATCCTTAACGAAATGCGTGCAGGCCTTATTAAAGGCGCTGGGCAAGATATGGAACGCATTAAAAAGCGCCCTCTTATCGCTATCGCTAACTCACACAGTGAATTAACTACCGGTCATGCCCACTTAGCAGGACTAGGTGCAAAGGTAAAACAAGGAATTATTGCCGCTGGGGGTGAGTTTGCTGAATTTAATGTACCTGCACCTTGTGATGGTATCGCCATGGCGCATGATGGTATGCGCTACGTTTTAGCGCAACGCGATCTAATTGCTGATATTGTAGAAACCCATGTCCGCTCTCAGGCTTTTGATGCCGTAGTTTTTATCGCGGGTTGTGACAAAATCAACCCTGGCATGATGATGGCTATGGGTCGTTTAGATTTGCCGTCATTATTTTTAGCCGGTGGCCCTGGGCAAATGAATATTCGAAATACCCCTACATTCAATGGCAACATAGATCATGGTAACTATTTTAATAGCCCATTAGAGTTTAAAGAAACCTTTAATTGTGCGAGTTGTGGTGCTTGTGAGTTTATGGGAACCGCCAATACTTTCCAATGTTTAGCCGAAGCTTTAGGTATATGTTTACCGGGCAGCGCTAATATCCCTGCATGGCATTCAGATAAATTAGCGGCAGCACGTGCAACCGGTGAACATATTGTTCATTTGTTTAAGGAAGGTATCACGGCAAGACAGATCATGACAAAAGAGGCATTTAATAACGCTTTAGTCATGAATATGGCCATTGGCGGTTCAACTAATGCAGCACTTCATTTACCCGCAATTGCGCATTCCGCGGGTATAGAGATGGACATAAAAGCGTTTGAAACCGTTGATCATATACCAACACTTTTAGCGATTAGTCCAAATGGCCCTTACGGCGTACAAGACTTATGGGCTGCAGGCGGAATGCCAGCAGTAATGAAAGTGATGCAAAGCGATTTAGATACAAGCTGTCTCACGGTTACCGGTCTACCGCTTCAAGCAACCATTGATAATGCGACCATACTTAACCCAAAAGTTATTCCTGAGCGCTCGAAACCTAATCGTCAAGAGCCAGGCATTACCGTGTTACGCGGAAATTTAGCACCTGAAGGTTGTGTCATTAAACAGGCAGGTGTTAAACCTGAATTAATGTACACCTCTGGTCCAGCAATATGTTTTGACAGTGAAGATGATGCCATTAACATGATCCAAGACGGTAAGTTGAAAGAAGGTCAAGTCATCGTATTACGTTACATGGGACCAAAAGGTGCACCGGGCATGCCAGAAATGTTAGGAGCGACTTTAGCACTTAAAGTGGCCGGACTAAGTAGCGCGTCATTAATTACCGACGGCCGATTCTCAGGTGCAACGTCTGGGCCTTGTGTAGGTCACATAACTCCTGAAGCGTCTAACGGTGGATTTATCGCTTTTATTGAAGACGGTGACATAATTACAGTTGATATAAAAAATCGTTCTATTCACTGTGATGTTTCAGATGAAGAAATTGAAAAACGTAAACAAAACTGGGCTCCTACCATTAAACCTGTCGCTTTTGGTTTTATGGAGAGATACCGCAAACACGTTAAAACAGCTTCCGAAGGCGCAATCCTAGATTAA
- a CDS encoding serine hydrolase domain-containing protein produces MSVITVYISLSAPLHATEFVTELKHGYSAEKAYALHNEWSLPKFLVPTETGAYSYLHLGEFLPQAIIYREGKVSLLEQKTDKKVGQITLPNKEGKSLTLESMINDKASPVQGVMVLHKGKVVFEQYSGMRKNDNHVWMSNAKPVASLLIAQLEEEGKIDVSKPLSTYMKKTVGTAWENIKIIDILNMQTGLDLAESYKNRKNPNSSIMQFFAAELGAPNSKGIKQTHNQALFSIKALKEPGQAFEYSSANTQMLGLLIEAVTGRKIVDLISERIWSLAGMTGDATIALSPQGNAIIHGLISSRLVDMARFGLLYTPSWSKTASEQVVSKSAIIKIQQGGKAENYIKDPSVANMLTKRFGEKPLFNSYQWDAVFSDGDFYKGGMNGQGIYVSPEKDVVVAWFATGFAEISMESFARKIALSY; encoded by the coding sequence ATGTCCGTTATAACAGTTTATATTTCACTTTCTGCTCCACTTCATGCAACAGAATTTGTCACTGAACTTAAGCATGGCTATTCAGCAGAAAAGGCCTATGCCCTACACAACGAATGGAGTTTACCAAAATTCCTAGTTCCTACGGAAACAGGAGCCTATTCTTACCTTCATCTGGGTGAATTTTTACCGCAAGCAATTATTTATAGAGAGGGTAAAGTTAGCTTACTAGAGCAAAAAACAGATAAAAAAGTTGGCCAAATCACCCTACCAAACAAAGAGGGTAAAAGCTTAACGTTAGAAAGTATGATTAATGATAAAGCATCACCCGTACAAGGTGTCATGGTTTTACACAAGGGAAAAGTAGTTTTTGAGCAATACTCTGGCATGCGAAAAAACGATAACCATGTATGGATGTCTAATGCTAAACCTGTCGCTAGTTTACTGATTGCTCAACTAGAAGAGGAAGGAAAAATAGACGTTAGTAAGCCGCTTTCAACTTATATGAAAAAAACAGTAGGAACCGCTTGGGAAAATATTAAGATTATTGACATTCTAAACATGCAAACTGGTTTAGATTTAGCAGAAAGCTATAAAAATCGTAAAAACCCCAACTCAAGTATCATGCAATTTTTTGCGGCTGAATTGGGTGCTCCTAATAGTAAAGGTATTAAACAAACACACAACCAAGCATTATTTTCTATAAAAGCGTTAAAAGAGCCCGGTCAGGCATTCGAATATTCATCTGCTAACACACAAATGTTAGGGTTGTTAATTGAGGCGGTTACAGGCAGAAAAATAGTTGATTTAATCTCTGAACGTATTTGGAGCCTTGCTGGGATGACAGGAGATGCAACAATAGCGCTATCCCCTCAAGGGAATGCAATCATTCATGGGCTCATTAGCTCAAGATTGGTCGACATGGCTCGATTTGGCTTACTGTATACGCCAAGCTGGAGTAAAACGGCTTCTGAGCAGGTGGTATCTAAAAGCGCTATAATCAAGATACAACAAGGTGGCAAAGCAGAAAATTATATAAAAGATCCTAGTGTAGCTAACATGCTAACTAAAAGGTTTGGAGAAAAACCTTTATTTAATAGTTATCAATGGGATGCTGTATTTTCCGATGGCGATTTCTATAAAGGTGGCATGAATGGACAAGGTATCTATGTTTCACCTGAAAAAGATGTGGTAGTCGCTTGGTTTGCTACCGGGTTTGCCGAAATTTCAATGGAATCTTTTGCCCGTAAAATCGCTTTATCTTATTAA
- a CDS encoding 2-hydroxyacid dehydrogenase, which produces MKPILVMTRPLPFPELKANGESIETRLFEGDFSVFAQAQVICSTSLDALDHNFITQLPESIKLIANIGVGYDNIDLAAATAKGIAVTNTPVVTEDTADLAFSLILAASRQLTANEKFLRNGQWSATNPIGCLGKTVHGAKLGIIGFGEIGQAVARRAKAFNMEIFYHGPRRKIDAEVSLEAVYFENLTDMLAASDIISINCPLNENTHHLINADTIATMRPDAILVNTGRGPLIDESALVGAMKKGHLFAAGLDVFEHEPEIHDQLLTLPNVTLTPHIGSATSQCRGAMAACAIGNILAQMEGRILLTSVN; this is translated from the coding sequence ATGAAACCAATTTTAGTAATGACCCGGCCACTACCTTTTCCTGAATTAAAGGCAAATGGAGAAAGTATTGAAACTCGACTTTTTGAAGGCGATTTCAGCGTTTTTGCACAGGCGCAAGTAATTTGTTCAACGTCACTCGATGCTTTAGATCATAACTTTATCACCCAACTTCCTGAATCAATCAAACTTATCGCTAACATTGGCGTTGGTTATGACAATATTGATTTAGCTGCCGCTACCGCAAAGGGTATTGCCGTTACAAATACCCCTGTTGTTACCGAAGATACTGCCGATTTAGCTTTTTCATTAATTTTAGCCGCGAGCCGTCAGTTAACTGCCAATGAAAAATTTCTTCGTAATGGGCAATGGTCAGCCACCAACCCTATTGGTTGCTTAGGTAAGACAGTGCACGGTGCTAAACTTGGTATCATTGGTTTTGGTGAAATCGGTCAAGCGGTAGCCCGTCGTGCCAAGGCTTTCAATATGGAAATATTCTATCACGGACCACGTCGTAAAATAGATGCTGAAGTCTCGCTAGAAGCCGTCTACTTTGAGAACTTAACAGACATGTTAGCAGCGTCTGATATTATTTCTATCAATTGCCCGCTTAACGAAAATACGCATCACCTCATTAATGCAGATACTATAGCAACAATGAGACCAGACGCCATTTTGGTTAACACCGGGCGTGGACCTTTAATTGATGAATCAGCACTTGTGGGTGCCATGAAAAAGGGTCATTTATTTGCCGCGGGATTAGATGTTTTTGAACACGAACCAGAAATACATGACCAATTATTAACATTACCTAATGTAACACTGACTCCCCATATTGGTAGTGCCACAAGCCAGTGTCGTGGAGCTATGGCAGCCTGTGCTATTGGAAATATTTTAGCTCAAATGGAAGGTAGGATACTTTTAACCTCAGTCAATTAA
- a CDS encoding alpha-hydroxy acid oxidase — MITKCFNIENLHQLAKKRLPKAIFDYMAGGSDDEKALANNTSAFDRYQLIPNVLRDVRDINIKSKVFGCEIEMPFYISPIGQSRFFHPDSDIAGVKAAAKMKTLFTLSTFSGKPLEEVAQATTSDKAFQVYVLTDKEQNKRLLDRCKKAGYKALVLTVDTIVAGNRERDLVNGLTIPPKLSLSSAVDFACKPRWVFNYVTDKGRDLANLESVPPMKDTAQFLQYMKGLLEPNLTWQHAKDMIEYWGGKFAIKGIISVDDAKRAVEIGATSIIISNHGGRQLDSAPAPIDIIQEIRAAVGDDIEIIVDGGIRRGSDIIKAIALGANVCSIGRAYVYGLAAGGQAGVEHAITLLKSEVERDMALLGCTELSQLNPSMIRDRLS, encoded by the coding sequence ATGATTACTAAATGTTTTAATATTGAAAACTTACACCAATTAGCTAAAAAAAGACTTCCTAAAGCTATTTTTGACTATATGGCTGGAGGGTCTGATGATGAGAAAGCGCTCGCAAATAATACCTCAGCTTTTGACCGATATCAGTTAATACCTAATGTGCTCAGAGATGTTAGAGATATAAATATCAAAAGTAAGGTCTTTGGTTGTGAAATTGAGATGCCTTTTTATATTTCACCGATAGGGCAGTCTCGATTTTTTCACCCTGATTCTGATATTGCTGGCGTTAAGGCAGCGGCTAAAATGAAAACGCTATTTACCTTGTCAACTTTTTCAGGGAAGCCGTTAGAAGAGGTTGCGCAGGCTACAACGTCAGATAAAGCATTTCAAGTTTATGTATTAACAGATAAAGAACAAAATAAGCGTTTACTCGATCGCTGTAAAAAAGCAGGTTATAAAGCTTTGGTATTAACAGTAGATACCATAGTGGCAGGAAATAGAGAGCGAGATTTAGTGAATGGTTTAACTATTCCTCCTAAACTCAGTTTGTCGAGCGCAGTAGATTTTGCTTGTAAACCACGCTGGGTTTTCAATTATGTAACAGATAAAGGGCGTGATTTAGCCAATTTAGAAAGTGTCCCTCCGATGAAAGATACTGCCCAATTTCTTCAGTACATGAAAGGGCTCCTTGAGCCAAACCTAACATGGCAACATGCCAAAGATATGATTGAATACTGGGGGGGGAAGTTCGCTATTAAAGGTATTATTTCAGTTGATGATGCAAAACGAGCCGTTGAAATTGGCGCAACCAGTATTATTATATCAAACCATGGTGGCAGACAACTAGACTCTGCGCCAGCACCTATTGATATCATTCAAGAAATAAGAGCCGCCGTTGGTGATGACATTGAAATTATTGTTGATGGTGGTATTCGTCGAGGTTCCGATATTATCAAAGCGATAGCGTTAGGCGCAAATGTATGTTCTATTGGACGTGCTTATGTTTACGGCTTAGCTGCAGGTGGACAAGCAGGTGTTGAGCATGCCATCACCTTGTTAAAATCTGAGGTTGAACGGGACATGGCCTTACTCGGTTGTACTGAATTATCTCAGTTAAATCCAAGCATGATCCGGGATCGACTTAGCTAA
- a CDS encoding Crp/Fnr family transcriptional regulator, whose protein sequence is MLVIPDLHNWRKNLPPIALEEIQQTLTLKSYKTNEFIYSAGDDSNKCFQVVSGEIKVCNYSLEGNELIISSLHANDCFGEMGLITGQKRINYAIAIKDVTVNVINSSDFDTICLKHPQILMSLNKFLCNRLQMAFEMMEDAYLLPLYQRLAKLLIKLALSNGESNPDGHIIIKNVSQESLGLMIGATRQSISRELKKMEEEGMISFKYTQLIIPNIKEMINQFENILTHEPLVSSYSK, encoded by the coding sequence ATGCTTGTTATTCCTGATTTACATAATTGGCGTAAAAACCTACCTCCAATAGCCCTTGAGGAGATTCAGCAAACTTTAACATTGAAATCATATAAAACTAACGAATTTATCTATTCTGCGGGTGATGATTCGAATAAATGTTTTCAAGTAGTGTCGGGAGAGATTAAAGTTTGTAATTACTCTTTAGAAGGCAATGAATTGATTATTTCAAGTTTACATGCAAATGACTGTTTTGGTGAAATGGGGCTAATTACAGGTCAAAAAAGAATTAATTATGCAATAGCGATTAAAGATGTCACGGTAAATGTTATCAACAGTAGTGATTTTGATACCATTTGTTTGAAACACCCTCAAATTTTGATGTCGTTAAATAAATTCTTGTGCAACCGCCTACAAATGGCATTTGAAATGATGGAGGATGCATACTTATTACCTTTATATCAAAGGCTTGCAAAACTTTTAATCAAATTAGCGCTTAGTAATGGTGAGTCGAACCCTGATGGTCATATTATAATTAAAAATGTATCTCAAGAATCATTAGGGCTTATGATAGGTGCAACTAGGCAAAGTATTAGCCGAGAGCTAAAGAAGATGGAAGAGGAGGGAATGATCAGTTTCAAATACACTCAACTAATAATTCCTAATATAAAAGAAATGATTAATCAGTTCGAAAACATTTTAACTCACGAGCCGCTTGTTTCTTCATATTCAAAATGA